The Buteo buteo chromosome 25, bButBut1.hap1.1, whole genome shotgun sequence genome has a window encoding:
- the TXLNG gene encoding gamma-taxilin isoform X1, which produces MATRGAEAARGGGSSSGGGGGSAAGRSRRQSQGGGEAAAAPAPSGSPELVGGAMEEAGSQEMELNNQDQLVNRKCNELSDTALQHAHSNCYGLENTGTLEEAEYITKNRKHLASTCCSQESREETPGREEARTDPPDGQQDPESEKHKEKTLGKEVLLLMQALNTLSTPEEKLAALCKKYADLLEESRNVQKQMKILQKKQAQVVKEKVHLQSEHSKAILARSKLESLCRELQRHNKTLKEENMQQAREEEERRKEATAHFQITLNEIQAQLEQHDIHNAKLRQENIELGEKLKKLIEQYALREEHIDKVFKHKELQQQLVDAKLQQTTQLIKEAEEKHQREREFLLKEATESRHKCEQMKQQEAQLKQQLSLYMDKFEEFQTTMAKSNELFTTFRQEMEKMTKKIKKLEKETIVWRTKWENNNKALLQMAEEKTVRDKEYKGFQIKLERLEKLCRALQTERNELNEKVEVLKEQVSLREADVDLAVQVLQSCTLNSHEELGTPTDMEPGIQPDVESRMANSSEKTVSTSPVPGTETVD; this is translated from the exons TTGGTTGGTGGTGCAATGGAAGAAGCTGGATCTCAGGAGATGGAATTGAATAACCAGGATCAGCTGGTGAACAGGAAGTGCAATGAATTGTCTGATACAGCATTGCAGCATGCTCATTCCAACTGTTATGGCCTGGAAAACACAGGCACATTGGAAGAAGCCGAGTATATcacaaagaacagaaagcacCTAGCGTCCACATGCTGCTCTCAAGAGTCTCGTGAGGAGACTCCTGGGAGAGAAGAAGCCCGTACCGATCCACCTGATGGCCAACAAGATCCAGAGAGtgaaaaacacaaagagaaaacttTGG GAAAAGAAGTGCTATTATTAATGCAAGCCTTGAACACACTTTCTACTCCAGAGGAAAAGCTGGCTGCTTTGTGCAAGAAGTATGCTGATCTG TTGGAGGAGAGCCGCAATGTTCAAAAGCAGATGAAGATACTGCAGAAGAAGCAAGCACAAGTTGTGAAGGAGAAAGTCCACTTGCAGAGTGAGCATAGCAAGGCCATTTTGGCACGTAGCAAACTGGAATCTCTCTGTCGGGAGCTTCAGCGTCATAACAAGACTTTGAAG gaagaaaacatgcagcaagcacgtgaagaagaagaaagacgGAAAGAAGCAACTGCACACTTCCAGATTACACTGAATGAAATTCAGGCTCAACTGGAACAGCATGATATACATAATGCCAAGCTCCGTCAGGAAAATATTGAACTGggggaaaaactgaagaaactcaTTGAGCAGTATGCATTGCGAGAAGAG caTATTGATAAAGTGTTCAAACATaaagaactgcagcagcagcttgtggATGCCAAACTTCAGCAAACTACCCAACTTATtaaagaagcagaggaaaaacatcAGCGAGAAAGGGAGTTT CTGCTAAAAGAAGCTACTGAGTCCAGACACAAATGTGAACAGATGAAGCAACAGGAAGCTCAGCTGAAGCAGCag CTTTCTCTTTACATGGATAAGTTTGAAGAATTCCAGACCACCATGGCAAAAAGTAATGAACTCTTTACAACCTTCAGGCAAGAAATGGAGAAG ATGACAAAGAAGATTaagaaactggaaaaggaaaCCATAGTGTGGCGtacaaaatgggaaaacaacaacaaggCTCTTCTGCAAATGGCTGAAGAG aaaacagtaagaGATAAAGAATACAAGGGCTTTCAAATAAAACTGGAGCGTTTGGAGAAGCTATGCAGGGCCCTTCAGACAGAAAGGAATGAGCTGAATGAGAAGGTGGAAGTCCTTAAGGAGCAGGTTTCTCTCAGAGAAGCAGATGTGGATCTAGCTGTGCAGGTGTTGCAGTCCTGCACACTCAATTCCCATGAAGAGCTGGGAACTCCCACTGACATGGAACCAGGAATCCAACCTGACGTGGAATCACGTATGGCAAATAGCTCCGAAAAGACTGTCTCAACAAGTCCTGTTCCTGGCACTGAAACTGTAGACTAA
- the RBBP7 gene encoding histone-binding protein RBBP7 produces MASKEVLEDTVEERVISEEYKIWKKNTPFLYDLVMTHALEWPSLTVQWLPDVTRPEGKDYALHWLVLGTHTSDEQNHLVVARVQIPNDDQFDASQYDSEKGEFGGFGSVTGKIETEIKINHEGEVNRARYMPQNPCIIATKTPSADVLVFDYTKHPSKPDPSGECNPDLRLRGHQKEGYGLSWNSNLSGHLLSASDDHTVCLWDVSAGPKEGKIVDAKAIFTGHSAVVEDVAWHLLHESLFGSVADDQKLMIWDTRSNTTSKPSHSVDAHTAEVNCLSFNPYSEFILATGSADKTVALWDLRNLKLKLHSFESHKDEIFQVHWSPHNETILASSGTDRRLNVWDLSKIGEEQSAEDAEDGPPELLFIHGGHTAKISDFSWNPNEPWVICSVSEDNIMQIWQMAENIYNDEEPDIAAAELEGQGT; encoded by the exons ATGGCGAGCAAGGAAG TGCTGGAGGACACGGTGGAGGAGCGCGTCATTAGCGAGGAGTACAagatctggaagaaaaacacccCCTTCTTGTACGACCTGGTGATGACACACGCTCTGGAGTGGCCCAGCCTCACCGTGCAGTGGTTGCCTGATGTGACCAG GCCGGAAGGAAAGGATTATGCTCTACACTGGCTGGTTTTGGGAACGCACACGTCTGATGAACAGAACCACCTGGTTGTTGCAAGAGTCCAGATTCCCAATGATGATCAGTTTGATGCTTCTCAATATGACAGTGAGAAAGGAG AGTTTGGTGGCTTTGGATCTGTGACTGGCAAAATTGAAACGGAGATTAAAATTAACCATGAAGGTGAAGTAAACCGTGCTCGTTACATGCCGCAGAATCCCTGCATCATTGCTACAAAAACACCGTCGGCTGATGTGTTGGTATTTGACTACACTAAACATCCTTCAAAACCAG aCCCAAGTGGAGAGTGTAATCCTGACCTTAGATTAAGAGGGCACCAGAAAGAAGGCTATGGCTTATCATGGAACTCAAATTTGAGTGGACATCTTCTCAGTGCATCAGATGATCAt ACTGTGTGTTTATGGGATGTAAGTGCTGGACCAAAAGAAGGCAAAATTGTTGATGCGAAAGCAATCTTTACTGGGCATTCTGCAGTAGTAGAAGATGTGGCATGGCATCTGCTTCATGAATCTCTGTTTGGATCTGTGGCTGATGATCAGAAGCTTATGAT TTGGGACACAAGATCTAATACTACGTCCAAGCCAAGTCATTCTGTAGATGCTCATACAGCTGAGGTCAACTGTCTGTCCTTCAACCCTTACAGTGAGTTCATTCTAGCAACTGGTTCTGCTGACAAG ACGGTGGCTCTATGGGACCTTCGaaatttaaaattgaaactCCATTCTTTTGAGTCTCATAAAGATGAAATTTTTCAG GTTCACTGGTCTCCTCATAACGAAACAATTCTTGCTTCGAGTGGTACTGATCGTCGGCTTAATGTATGGGATCTGAG TAAAATTGGAGAAGAGCAGTCTGCAGAGGATGCAGAAGATGGGCCTCCTGAACTGCTG tttattCATGGAGGACACACTGCCAAAATTTCAGACTTCAGCTGGAATCCTAATGAGCCTTGGGTAATCTGTTCTGTATCGGAGGACAACATAATGCAGATATGGCAAATG GCAGAAAACATTTACAATGATGAAGAACCAGATATAGCAGCAGCTGAACTGGAGGGTCAAGGAACAtaa